From the Kogia breviceps isolate mKogBre1 chromosome 3, mKogBre1 haplotype 1, whole genome shotgun sequence genome, one window contains:
- the ZNF770 gene encoding zinc finger protein 770: MMAENNFKMLKIQQCVVANKLPRNRPYICNICFKHFETPSKLARHYLIHTGQKPFECDVCHKTFRQLVHLERHQLTHNLPFKCSICPRHFKNLKTFVKHQQLHNETYQNDVKQVRRLLEAKQEKPVYGMYHALTTEERWALHPCSKSDPTHSPTKKKKNIHACTICGKLFPSQSKLDRHVLIHTGQRPFKCVLCSKSFRQSTHLKIHQLTHSEERPFQCCFCQKGFKIQSKLLKHKQIHARNKTFQTLSLKVKSPESGPLPNKLNAKQDSFENGDLRESEENNQLDVHSIYIVPFQCPECEECFESEQILNGHKCFPARSGKIPSRLKRSYNYKAIVKKILAKLKRAGGKKLDNFRSEKKVFKNSFLKNCDLISGEQSPEQTHRTFMGSLGKHGTYKTVGNKKKKTLTLPFSWQKHFQSQNMGKNVKGILTPENMLTMDNSVNNKDVSIYGSSGEEFFENCEVLQCGFSVTNENIYTGHKMCPCDKCEKVFPSVSKLQRHYLIHTGQRPFGCNVCGKSFRQSAHLKRHKLTHIDKIPYRKSLCQVELENLNKLFIHQGDNVNYSASQQCQTLGFQKYEVSESDQTSEIKVKAESEDFILGTPYRNRQPCLSSALLESEQSHHSHCFSYSGRTERNDGLLYQCSVCSKSFRSPSKLERHYLIHAGQKPFECSVCGKTFRQAPHWKRHQLTHFKE, from the coding sequence ATGATggctgaaaacaattttaaaatgctaaagatTCAACAGTGTGTAGTAGCCAACAAACTACCTAGAAACAGGCCATATATTTGCAATATTTGCTTCAAGCATTTTGAAACACCCTCAAAATTAGCTAGGCATTATCTCATTCATACTGGTCAAAAGCCATTTGAATGTGATGTGTGTCATAAAACCTTTAGACAACTAGTTCATCTGGAAAGACATCAACTAACTCATAATCTGCCTTTTAAATGTAGTATTTGTCCACGCCACTTTAAGAATCTGAAGACATTCGTGAAGCACCAACAGCTTCACAATGAAACTTACCAGAATGATGTTAAACAGGTCAGAAGACTTCTGGAGGCCAAGCAAGAAAAGCCAGTGTATGGAATGTATCATGCTCTTACCACAGAGGAGAGATGGGCATTACACCCGTGCTCCAAGTCTGATCCTACACACAgccctacaaagaaaaaaaagaatattcatgcGTGTACAATCTGTGGCAAGCTGTTCCCATCACAGTCAAAACTTGATAGGCATGTACTTATTCATACTGGTCAGAGGCCTTTTAAATGTGTCCTGTGCAGTAAATCTTTTCGACAGTCAACTCACTTAAAAATCCACCAACTCACACATTCAGAGGAAAGACCTTTTCAATGTTGTTTTTGTCAAAAAGGATTTAAGATTCAAAGCAAACTTCTGAAGCATAAACAAATCCATGCCAGGAATAAGACTTTTCAGACTCTTTCATTAAAGGTGAAGAGTCCAGAATCAGGCCCCCTGCCTAATAAATTAAACGCAAAGCAGGATAGTTTTGAAAATGGTGATTTACGTGAATCTGAGGAGAATAATCAACTTGATGTCCACTCTATTTATATTGTCCCTTTTCAGTGTCCAGAGTGTGAAGAATGTTTTGAATCAGAGCAGATTCTCAATGGACACAAGTGTTTTCCTGCCAGAAGTGGCAAAATTCCAAGCAGGCTCAAAAGAAGCTACAACTATAAAGCCATTGTTAAAAAAATCTTGGCTAAGCTTAAACGTGCTGGGGGtaaaaaattagataattttcgatctgagaaaaaagtatttaaaaacagTTTCTTGAAAAATTGTGATCTTATTTCTGGTGAGCAGAGCCCTGAACAAACCCACAGAACATTTATGGGTTCTCTTGGCAAGCATGGAACGTATAAGACAGttggcaataaaaagaagaaaacgttGACTTTGCCATTTTCTTGGCAAAAGCACTTCCAGAGCCAAAATATGGGAAAAAACGTAAAAGGTATTCTTACACCAGAGAACATGTTAACTATGGATAATTCTGTGAATAATAAAGATGTATCTATCTATGGTTCATCAGGTGAGGAATTCTTTGAAAACTGTGAAGTGCTTCAGTGTGGTTTTTCAGTTACAAATGAAAACATCTATACTGGACATAAGATGTGTCCTTGTGACAAATGTGAGAAAGTGTTTCCTTCTGTATCTAAACTACAAAGACACTATTTAATTCATACTGGACAGAGGCCTTTTGGCTGTAATgtttgtggaaaatcttttagACAGTCAGCTCACTTGAAAAGACATAAATTAACTCATATTGATAAGATTCCATATAGAAAATCTCTTTGCCAAGTAGAATTGGAAAATTTGAACAAACTTTTCATTCATCAAGGTGATAATGTTAACTATAGTGCTTCTCAACAATGTCAGACTCTTGGTTTTCAAAAATACGAGGTCTCAGAGTCAGATCAAACATCAGAAATAAAAGTTAAGGCAGAATCAGAGGATTTCATTCTTGGTACCCCCTATAGGAACAGGCAGCCCTGTCTCTCTAGTGCACTTCTGGAATCAGAGCAGAGCCATCATAGTCATTGTTTTAGTTATTCAGGGCGTACTGAGAGGAACGATGGCCTTCTTTACCAATGCAGTGTTTGTTCTAAAAGTTTTAGATCCCCATCTAAACTGGAAAGACACTATCTAATTCATGCAGGGCAGAAGCCATTCGAATGCTCAGTTTGTGGCAAAACATTCAGACAGGCTCCTCACTGGAAGAGACATCAACTTACTCACTTTAAGGAATGA